In the Hordeum vulgare subsp. vulgare chromosome 7H, MorexV3_pseudomolecules_assembly, whole genome shotgun sequence genome, one interval contains:
- the LOC123407883 gene encoding SUMO-activating enzyme subunit 1A-like isoform X2 — translation MAGGDGDGGAVEELTAQETALYDRQIRVWGVDAQKRLSKAHVLVCGVNGTTIEFCKNIVLAGVGSLSLMDDHVVTEDDLNSNFLIPHDESMYGGKSRAEVCCESLKDFNPMVRVAVAKGDPSLNDGTFIDRFDIIVVSCASLKTKLFINDNCRKRSKHIAFYSVECKDSCGEIFVDLQNHSYLQKPGGEPEQQELKYPSLQEAISVPWKDLSKKTTKLYYAMRVLESYESSEGRDPGETSLSDLPALLARKKDMCDRMSLDESKVPTSLLERLLAAGKKEHPPVCAILGGILGQEVIKSISCKGNPIKNFFYFDAADGKGVMEDIPPTPED, via the exons atggccggcggcgacggcgacggcggcgcggtGGAGGAGCTGACGGCGCAGGAGACAGCGCTCTACGACCGCCAGATCCGCGTCTGGGGCGTCGATGCCCAGAagag GCTAAGTAAAGCGCATGTGCTTGTGTGCGGCGTGAACGGTACTACTATTGAG TTCTGCAAAAATATTGTTCTAGCAGGAGTTGGCAGTTTATCCTTGATGGACGATCACGTAGTCACGGAGGATGATCTCAATTCAAACTTCCTAATTCCTCATGATGAGAGTATGTATGGTGGTAAATCACGGGCAGAGGTTTGCTGCGAGTCCTTAAAAGATTTCAATCCAATGGTCCGAGTTGCTGTTGCAAAAG GTGACCCATCACTAAATGATGGAACATTCATTGACAGGTTCGACATTATTGTAGTCAGCTGCGCATCTCTTAAAACAAAG TTGTTTATTAATGACAACTGCCGGAAGAGAAGCAAGCATATTGCCTTCTACTCTGTAGAGTGCAAGGATTCTTGTGGTGAAATATTTGTTGATCTGCAGAACCATAGCTATCTTCAG aaGCCTGGAGGAGAACCTGAACAGCAGGAGTTGAAATATCCTAGTCTGCAG GAAGCTATCTCTGTGCCCTGGAAGGATCTGTCCAAAAAAACAACTAAACTGTACTACGCGATGAGAG TCTTGGAAAGTTATGAATCATCTGAAGGGCGCGACCCTGGTGAGACATCACTTTCTGATCTACCCGCACTTTTGGCTCGGAAGAAGGATATGTGTGATAGAATG TCTTTGGACGAGTCTAAAGTTCCGACGTCTCTCCTGGAACGGCTTCTAGCAGCTGGGAAAAAGGAACATCCTCCTGTATGTGCAATCCTTGGTGGCATTCTTGGTCAG GAGGTGATCAAGTCAATATCTTGTAAGGGCAATCCAATCAAGAATTTCTTTTACTTCGACGCCGCTGATGGTAAAGGGGTCATGGAGGACATCCCCCCAACTCCTGAAGACTGA
- the LOC123407883 gene encoding SUMO-activating enzyme subunit 1A-like isoform X1, with the protein MAGGDGDGGAVEELTAQETALYDRQIRVWGVDAQKRLSKAHVLVCGVNGTTIEFCKNIVLAGVGSLSLMDDHVVTEDDLNSNFLIPHDESMYGGKSRAEVCCESLKDFNPMVRVAVAKGDPSLNDGTFIDRFDIIVVSCASLKTKLFINDNCRKRSKHIAFYSVECKDSCGEIFVDLQNHSYLQKKPGGEPEQQELKYPSLQEAISVPWKDLSKKTTKLYYAMRVLESYESSEGRDPGETSLSDLPALLARKKDMCDRMSLDESKVPTSLLERLLAAGKKEHPPVCAILGGILGQEVIKSISCKGNPIKNFFYFDAADGKGVMEDIPPTPED; encoded by the exons atggccggcggcgacggcgacggcggcgcggtGGAGGAGCTGACGGCGCAGGAGACAGCGCTCTACGACCGCCAGATCCGCGTCTGGGGCGTCGATGCCCAGAagag GCTAAGTAAAGCGCATGTGCTTGTGTGCGGCGTGAACGGTACTACTATTGAG TTCTGCAAAAATATTGTTCTAGCAGGAGTTGGCAGTTTATCCTTGATGGACGATCACGTAGTCACGGAGGATGATCTCAATTCAAACTTCCTAATTCCTCATGATGAGAGTATGTATGGTGGTAAATCACGGGCAGAGGTTTGCTGCGAGTCCTTAAAAGATTTCAATCCAATGGTCCGAGTTGCTGTTGCAAAAG GTGACCCATCACTAAATGATGGAACATTCATTGACAGGTTCGACATTATTGTAGTCAGCTGCGCATCTCTTAAAACAAAG TTGTTTATTAATGACAACTGCCGGAAGAGAAGCAAGCATATTGCCTTCTACTCTGTAGAGTGCAAGGATTCTTGTGGTGAAATATTTGTTGATCTGCAGAACCATAGCTATCTTCAG aagaaGCCTGGAGGAGAACCTGAACAGCAGGAGTTGAAATATCCTAGTCTGCAG GAAGCTATCTCTGTGCCCTGGAAGGATCTGTCCAAAAAAACAACTAAACTGTACTACGCGATGAGAG TCTTGGAAAGTTATGAATCATCTGAAGGGCGCGACCCTGGTGAGACATCACTTTCTGATCTACCCGCACTTTTGGCTCGGAAGAAGGATATGTGTGATAGAATG TCTTTGGACGAGTCTAAAGTTCCGACGTCTCTCCTGGAACGGCTTCTAGCAGCTGGGAAAAAGGAACATCCTCCTGTATGTGCAATCCTTGGTGGCATTCTTGGTCAG GAGGTGATCAAGTCAATATCTTGTAAGGGCAATCCAATCAAGAATTTCTTTTACTTCGACGCCGCTGATGGTAAAGGGGTCATGGAGGACATCCCCCCAACTCCTGAAGACTGA